From Leopardus geoffroyi isolate Oge1 chromosome B4, O.geoffroyi_Oge1_pat1.0, whole genome shotgun sequence, a single genomic window includes:
- the SLC38A2 gene encoding sodium-coupled neutral amino acid transporter 2 isoform X2 — translation MKQTLILLTFVSIFSLYSVHLLLKTANEGGSLLYEQLGHKAFGLVGKLAASGSITMQNIGAMSSYLFIVKYELPLVIQALMNIEDTTGLWYLNGDYLVLLVSLVLILPLSLLRNLGYLGYTSGLSLLCMMFFLIVVICKKFQIPCPVEVALIINETVNSTLTQPTAFAPEMVFNVTDDDTCKPRYFIFNSQTVYAVPILTFSFVCHPAILPIYEELKGRSRRRMMDVSKISFFAMFLMYLLAALFGYLTFYEHVESELLHTYSTIMGTDILLLIVRLAVLVAVTLTVPVVIFPIRSSITHLLCAAKDFSWWRHSLITVSILAFTNLLVIFVPTIRDIFGFIGASAAAMLIFILPSAFYIKLVKKEPMKSVQKIGAVFFLLSGIVVMTGSMALIVLDWVHNAHGGGH, via the exons AATTCTCTTGACATTTGTGTCCATATTTTCCCTGTATTCTGTTCATCTCCTTTTGAAAACTGCCAATGAAGGAG GGTCTTTATTATACGAACAGTTGGGACATAAAGCATTTGGATTAGTTGGAAAGCTTGCGGCCTCTGGATCAATTACAATGCAGAACATTGGAg cTATGTCAAGCTACCTCTTCATAGTGAAATATGAGTTACCTTTGGTGATCCAGGCATTAATGAACATTGAAGATACAACTGG ACTGTGGTATCTGAACGGTGACTATTTGGTTTTGCTGGTGTCGCTGGTGCTCATTCTTCCTCTGTCACTGCTGAGAAACTTAG GATATTTGGGATATACCAGTGGCCTTTCCTTACTGTGCATGATGTTCTTTCTGATTGTG gtGATTTGCAAGAAATTCCAGATCCCTTGTCCTGTGGAAGTTGCCTTGATAATTAACGAAACCGTAAACAGCACCTTAACACAGCCAACAGCTTTTGCACCTGAGATGGTATTTAATGTGACTGATGACGATACTTGCAAACCACGTTATTTTATCTTCAACTCCCAG ACTGTCTACGCTGTGCCAATTTTGaccttttcatttgtctgtcaTCCTGCTATTCTTCCCATTTATGAAGAGCTGAAAGG CCGCAGCCGTAGAAGAATGATGGATGTgtccaagatttcatttttcgcTATGTTTCTCATGTACCTGCTTGCTGCCCTCTTTGGATACCTGACATTTTATG AACATGTGGAGTCAGAATTGCTTCATACCTACTCTACTATCATGGGAACTGATATCCTCCTTCTCATCGTTCGGCTGGCTGTGCTAGTGGCTGTCACTCTGACAGTACCAGTAGTGATTTTCCCG ATCCGGAGTTCCATAACTCACTTGTTGTGTGCAGCAAAAGATTTCAGTTGGTGGCGTCATAGTCTCATTACAGTGTCTATCTTGGCGTTTACCAATTTGCTTGTTATCTTTGTCCCAACTATTAGAGACATCTTTGGTTTCATTG gTGCATCTGCAGCTGCTatgttgatttttattcttccatcTGCCTTTTATATCAAGCTAGTGAAGAAAGAACCTATGAAATCCGTACAGAAGATTGGG GCTGTGTTCTTCCTATTAAGTGGCATAGTGGTGATGACCGGAAGCATGGCCTTGATTGTTTTGGATTGGGTGCACAATGCCCATGGAGGTGGCCATTAA